The Gordonia sp. KTR9 genome contains a region encoding:
- a CDS encoding GNAT family N-acetyltransferase encodes MLRKHRQRPPQSAKSILQQISQVVHNPDRDRFELWVAGDLVGVLGYSTETVDGQTTITVLHTVLYDEYSGHGLATRLTRTVVHHAREQGARLRPVCTFTKRYLDSHPGIVTLAPV; translated from the coding sequence GTGCTACGTAAGCATCGTCAGCGACCACCACAGTCGGCGAAGTCGATCCTGCAACAGATCTCGCAGGTGGTGCACAACCCCGACCGCGACCGATTCGAACTCTGGGTCGCCGGTGACCTGGTCGGTGTGCTCGGCTATTCGACCGAGACGGTCGACGGTCAGACCACGATCACCGTGCTGCACACCGTGCTCTACGACGAGTACAGCGGACACGGCCTCGCCACCCGGCTCACCCGCACCGTCGTGCACCATGCCCGCGAGCAGGGCGCCCGCCTGCGGCCGGTGTGCACGTTCACCAAGCGCTACCTCGACAGCCATCCCGGGATCGTGACGCTCGCCCCGGTGTGA
- a CDS encoding (2,3-dihydroxybenzoyl)adenylate synthase, with product MPTHLDHVPDLLDGFTPYADAQAQKYRDAGVFLDRPLFAALDLAAERSPDVPAVTDASTDGPRTLTYAEFRAATLRRAAGFVDAGLQPAQRVVLQLNNSLDFAVTLFGLLRAGVVPVMTLPAHRITEIAHLAAGAGAVAYIGEDGRRGFDFRDLAAELQSRVPEVAQVFISGDPGRFAALPDADPATVGLPADPDPGLPALFLVSGGTTGLPKLIARTHDDYDLNARLSADVAGLTADDTYLVALPAAHNFPLCCPGILGVFGVGGHVVFADNPSPDNTFDLIERHRVTVTALVPALAQLWCAATEWEPADVSSLRLLQVGGAKLAQPDAVALDEALGDVVQQVFGMAEGLICYTRPGEPRDLVHQVQGSPMSELDEVRVVDEDGADVPDGVEGELLVRGPYTIRGYYRAAAHNEKSFTPDGFYRSGDKVTRLASGHVAVTGRIKDTIVRAGENVAADDVEENLLAHDSVRQVAVVGLPDDALGEKICAAVVLSHEHPPAQPLELATIRTFLTGRGLASFKLPDVIRVVTTLPVTAVGKIDKKVLRETLLAGPPAL from the coding sequence ATGCCGACGCACCTCGACCACGTGCCCGATCTGCTCGACGGTTTCACCCCTTACGCCGACGCCCAGGCACAGAAGTACCGGGATGCGGGTGTCTTCCTCGACCGCCCGCTGTTCGCGGCCCTCGACCTCGCCGCCGAGCGCTCCCCCGATGTTCCCGCGGTGACCGATGCCTCCACCGACGGTCCGCGCACGCTCACCTACGCCGAGTTCCGCGCCGCCACCCTCCGCCGCGCCGCCGGTTTCGTCGACGCCGGTCTGCAGCCGGCCCAACGGGTCGTACTGCAGCTCAACAACTCCCTCGACTTCGCCGTGACGCTGTTCGGCCTGCTGCGCGCAGGCGTCGTGCCGGTGATGACACTGCCCGCGCATCGGATCACCGAGATCGCGCACCTCGCGGCGGGCGCGGGGGCGGTCGCCTACATCGGCGAGGACGGTCGTCGTGGATTCGACTTCCGCGACCTCGCGGCCGAACTGCAGTCGCGGGTACCCGAGGTCGCACAGGTCTTCATCTCCGGCGATCCGGGCCGATTCGCGGCGCTCCCCGACGCCGATCCCGCCACCGTCGGGCTGCCGGCCGACCCCGACCCCGGATTGCCGGCCCTGTTCCTGGTGTCGGGGGGTACCACCGGCCTGCCGAAGCTCATCGCGCGCACGCACGACGATTACGACCTCAACGCGCGCCTGTCGGCTGACGTCGCCGGCCTCACCGCCGACGACACCTACCTCGTCGCGCTGCCCGCCGCACACAACTTCCCCTTGTGCTGCCCCGGGATCCTCGGCGTGTTCGGCGTCGGGGGTCATGTCGTCTTCGCCGACAACCCCAGTCCGGACAACACGTTCGACCTCATCGAACGGCACCGAGTCACCGTGACGGCACTCGTTCCCGCCCTGGCGCAACTCTGGTGCGCGGCAACCGAGTGGGAGCCGGCGGATGTCAGTTCGCTACGCCTGCTGCAGGTGGGTGGCGCCAAACTGGCCCAGCCCGATGCGGTCGCCCTCGACGAGGCCCTCGGCGACGTCGTCCAGCAGGTGTTCGGCATGGCCGAAGGGCTGATCTGCTACACCCGTCCCGGCGAACCGCGCGACCTGGTCCATCAGGTGCAGGGTTCCCCGATGTCGGAACTCGACGAGGTGCGGGTGGTCGACGAAGACGGCGCCGACGTCCCCGACGGCGTCGAAGGGGAACTGCTCGTGCGGGGGCCGTACACGATCCGCGGGTACTACCGCGCCGCGGCGCACAACGAGAAGTCGTTCACGCCGGACGGGTTCTATCGGTCCGGCGACAAGGTCACGAGACTGGCGTCGGGCCACGTCGCCGTGACCGGGCGCATCAAGGACACCATCGTGCGCGCCGGCGAGAACGTCGCCGCGGACGACGTCGAGGAGAACCTCCTCGCGCACGACTCGGTCCGGCAGGTCGCTGTGGTCGGACTCCCCGACGACGCGCTCGGTGAGAAGATCTGCGCCGCCGTGGTGCTCTCACACGAGCACCCGCCGGCCCAGCCGCTCGAACTCGCCACGATCCGGACGTTCCTCACCGGCCGCGGACTCGCGTCGTTCAAGCTGCCGGACGTGATCCGCGTCGTGACCACACTCCCGGTCACCGCGGTCGGCAAGATCGACAAAAAGGTACTTCGCGAGACACTGCTCGCCGGCCCGCCCGCTCTCTGA
- a CDS encoding salicylate synthase, translated as MSLTTESHAAQFVDLLAPASPLSESDAARITAAWAGSGEFGDHVVYERDRRWTFAAGVRARVVVTRSEVIVDDQGDRTTTSWHGDPADALAAATASLSIPDWRVYGWVGFDFCAPYHGILDRVPEGTVLAHLIVPEFEATVDAGGVDTGSVDADRAHRLLEIASQATVSAESRPVDVQSDPDDYRGRVATAVAEIEAGRYQKVILSRAVDIPFDVDIPATYARGRADNNPARSYLLSLGDLQAAGFSPELVVAVHDDRTVVTEPLAGTRAFGISPEQDAAARADLLSDAKEIAEHAMSVRACFDEISSIAVAGTTVVSEFMEVRERGSVQHLASTVRGTLLDHETPWRALEVVFPSITASGIPKTPAVEAIDRLEPRRRGLYSGAILTAASTGELEATLALRTIFASGDGAWLRAGAGIVAQSTPEREFTETCEKLGSVAPYVVPR; from the coding sequence ATGTCGCTGACAACCGAATCGCACGCCGCGCAGTTCGTCGACCTGCTCGCGCCTGCCTCGCCGCTGAGCGAGTCCGATGCCGCACGGATCACGGCGGCCTGGGCGGGCTCCGGGGAGTTCGGCGACCACGTCGTCTACGAGCGTGACCGGCGCTGGACGTTCGCGGCCGGTGTCCGTGCTCGGGTGGTCGTCACGCGGAGCGAGGTCATCGTCGACGACCAGGGTGATCGGACGACGACGTCCTGGCACGGCGACCCGGCCGACGCGCTCGCCGCCGCCACCGCGTCGCTGTCGATTCCGGACTGGCGCGTCTACGGCTGGGTCGGTTTCGACTTCTGCGCGCCCTACCACGGCATCCTCGACCGTGTCCCCGAGGGCACCGTCCTCGCGCACCTCATCGTCCCCGAGTTCGAGGCGACCGTCGATGCCGGCGGAGTCGACACCGGGTCCGTCGACGCCGACCGCGCCCACCGTCTTCTCGAGATAGCCTCGCAGGCAACCGTTTCGGCGGAGTCGCGACCGGTCGATGTCCAGTCCGACCCCGACGACTACCGCGGCCGGGTGGCGACCGCTGTCGCCGAGATAGAAGCCGGCCGGTACCAGAAGGTGATCCTCTCGCGCGCCGTCGACATCCCGTTCGACGTGGACATCCCCGCGACCTACGCCCGCGGCCGTGCCGACAACAACCCCGCCCGCAGTTACCTGCTCTCGCTCGGCGACCTGCAGGCCGCCGGGTTCAGTCCCGAACTCGTCGTCGCGGTGCACGACGACCGGACCGTGGTCACCGAACCGCTGGCCGGCACAAGGGCTTTCGGGATCTCGCCCGAGCAGGACGCCGCGGCCCGCGCCGACCTGCTGTCCGATGCCAAGGAGATCGCCGAGCACGCCATGTCGGTGCGGGCCTGCTTCGACGAGATCTCCTCGATCGCCGTTGCCGGCACGACGGTGGTGAGCGAGTTCATGGAGGTCCGCGAACGCGGCAGTGTCCAGCACCTGGCATCGACCGTGCGCGGAACCCTCCTCGACCACGAAACACCCTGGCGCGCACTCGAGGTCGTGTTTCCGTCGATCACCGCTTCGGGGATTCCCAAGACCCCGGCCGTGGAGGCGATCGACCGTCTGGAGCCCCGTCGTCGTGGTCTCTACTCCGGCGCGATCCTCACCGCGGCGTCGACCGGCGAGCTCGAGGCGACCCTCGCGCTGCGCACCATCTTCGCCTCTGGAGACGGTGCGTGGCTGCGTGCTGGTGCCGGGATCGTCGCGCAGTCCACGCCGGAGCGCGAGTTCACCGAGACCTGCGAGAAGCTCGGCAGCGTCGCCCCGTACGTGGTCCCGCGCTGA
- a CDS encoding acyl carrier protein, with protein sequence MSDHITEALRGILEEDLDLALGDVSRDSKLIDDLGLDSVAFAIGVVAIEERLGVKLSERELFESKTVGDLEDLIRSKAGTPA encoded by the coding sequence ATGTCCGACCACATCACCGAAGCCCTGCGCGGCATCCTCGAAGAAGACCTCGACCTCGCGCTCGGCGACGTCAGCCGCGACTCGAAGCTGATCGACGACCTGGGGCTGGACTCGGTGGCGTTCGCCATCGGCGTGGTGGCGATCGAGGAACGTCTCGGGGTGAAGCTCTCGGAGCGGGAGCTCTTCGAGTCCAAGACCGTCGGCGATCTGGAGGACCTCATCCGGTCGAAGGCCGGCACCCCGGCCTGA
- a CDS encoding acyl-CoA dehydrogenase family protein: protein MSVDTPVQTYAELLDAAFDDRVTSWTAQAERDHRFPRPLLEHLGAEGVFVRKWEDRKFTDLHDHFALGAHLGALGSAAIGVGVSLHDSAIAILRRFGRNDYLKDLAQRALTAETVLCIGASEEQGGSDLQNSETRIHPETGGFRVVGHKKFVSLSPIADHVFVVCRGADDGPDVGGNVALAAVPIESVTVGEPYQKLGAGPLDTAPVTIDAWIPEEALIARPGTGLAIISWGLAHERYSVAAQIAAACEVMIGVTLARMMDRTQFGKKLYDHQALRLRVADLQARVDVLRYSLAGVAAEGKINLRTAAALKATAANLGEEVASECLHIFGGIGYLETETPIGRWWRDMKLARVGGGTDEVLWELVAAAMKPDTERYQAMFADSELLGARSPAS from the coding sequence ATGAGTGTGGACACGCCAGTGCAGACGTACGCCGAACTGCTCGACGCCGCGTTCGACGATCGGGTGACGTCGTGGACGGCGCAGGCCGAACGGGATCACCGGTTTCCCCGGCCCCTTCTCGAACATCTCGGTGCCGAAGGTGTCTTCGTCCGGAAGTGGGAGGACCGCAAGTTCACCGACCTGCACGACCACTTCGCGCTCGGTGCCCACCTCGGTGCTCTCGGTTCCGCGGCGATCGGGGTGGGGGTCAGCCTGCACGACTCCGCCATCGCCATCCTCCGCCGCTTCGGCCGCAACGACTACCTCAAAGACCTGGCCCAGCGTGCGCTGACCGCCGAGACCGTGCTGTGTATCGGCGCCTCCGAGGAGCAGGGCGGCTCGGATCTGCAGAACTCCGAGACCCGGATCCATCCGGAGACCGGCGGCTTCCGCGTCGTCGGACACAAGAAGTTCGTGTCGCTCTCACCGATCGCGGACCACGTCTTCGTGGTCTGCCGTGGCGCCGACGACGGTCCTGATGTCGGTGGCAACGTGGCCCTGGCCGCGGTGCCCATCGAGTCGGTGACGGTCGGCGAGCCGTACCAGAAGCTCGGCGCCGGGCCCCTCGACACCGCTCCGGTCACGATCGACGCCTGGATTCCGGAAGAGGCGCTGATCGCCCGACCGGGAACCGGCCTGGCGATCATCAGCTGGGGACTGGCGCACGAGCGGTACTCGGTGGCCGCCCAGATCGCCGCCGCGTGCGAGGTGATGATCGGCGTGACGCTCGCGCGGATGATGGATCGCACCCAGTTCGGCAAGAAACTCTACGACCACCAGGCGCTGCGCCTGCGCGTCGCCGATCTGCAGGCCAGGGTCGACGTCCTGCGGTACTCGCTCGCCGGTGTCGCGGCCGAGGGCAAGATCAACCTGCGCACCGCCGCGGCGCTGAAGGCGACGGCCGCCAATCTCGGTGAGGAGGTCGCGTCGGAGTGCCTGCACATCTTCGGCGGGATCGGCTACCTCGAGACCGAGACCCCGATCGGCCGTTGGTGGCGGGACATGAAACTGGCCCGCGTCGGCGGCGGCACCGACGAGGTGCTGTGGGAACTCGTCGCCGCGGCGATGAAACCCGACACCGAGCGATACCAGGCCATGTTCGCCGACTCGGAACTCCTCGGCGCCCGCTCGCCCGCGTCCTGA
- a CDS encoding wax ester/triacylglycerol synthase domain-containing protein, giving the protein MNSPASQAPVDARVTELAPPDHTYLHMDKASAPMHWSMILQLEGDGDLLGLDEVRARVRERAGLFEIFRLGIRNGRWRKPEVVLADDSWDAGEHVTEFGFTDRAHLRRRVTKLLESPLPRPRPFWDITLFTPSAGAEGVGQWVLLRVHHSVSDGIAGAAFAALLADGEPEDLAEFERFATSPRFRISGIDPDELAEAKAAYGDQHAAGGGKKRAWPALTKSGTREYALHTASTRTLRKAAKRNDATVHEFLLAAIGRALSLNPPADSQADVIRVTLPVTLDDEFRHTGNAVSVALLNLHGNEPDLARQIERARSELETIAKRKPQLYLAAADDLPRAPLWGLQRAIVNASMAHMHPDIHIGINPGFSRVRSVLGKSIVTLTPLSPLAGYSLSVTTLILGHTTTFGIVADAQALPGYTDRFVAALDDVLREAHPST; this is encoded by the coding sequence ATGAACAGCCCAGCCAGTCAGGCACCGGTCGACGCGCGCGTGACCGAACTCGCGCCTCCCGATCACACCTACCTGCACATGGACAAGGCCAGTGCGCCGATGCACTGGTCGATGATCCTGCAGCTCGAGGGGGACGGCGACCTGCTCGGCCTCGACGAGGTGCGGGCGCGCGTGCGAGAGCGGGCCGGGCTGTTCGAGATCTTCCGGCTGGGAATCCGCAACGGCCGCTGGCGCAAGCCCGAGGTGGTCCTCGCGGACGACAGCTGGGACGCGGGCGAACACGTGACCGAGTTCGGGTTCACCGATCGAGCGCACCTGCGACGACGGGTGACGAAGCTCCTGGAGTCGCCCCTGCCGCGCCCGCGCCCGTTCTGGGACATCACGCTGTTCACCCCGTCGGCCGGTGCCGAGGGCGTCGGACAGTGGGTGCTGCTGCGAGTGCACCACAGCGTCTCCGACGGGATAGCGGGAGCGGCGTTCGCCGCGCTTCTCGCCGACGGTGAGCCCGAGGACCTGGCGGAGTTCGAGCGATTCGCCACCAGCCCTCGTTTCCGGATCAGCGGCATCGACCCCGACGAACTCGCCGAGGCGAAGGCCGCCTACGGCGATCAGCATGCAGCGGGTGGCGGCAAGAAGCGGGCGTGGCCGGCGCTGACCAAGTCGGGCACGCGTGAGTACGCCCTGCACACCGCGTCGACCCGGACCCTGCGCAAGGCGGCCAAGCGCAACGACGCGACGGTCCACGAGTTCCTACTCGCCGCCATCGGCCGAGCACTCAGCCTCAACCCGCCGGCGGACTCGCAGGCCGACGTCATCCGCGTGACGCTGCCCGTGACCCTCGACGACGAGTTCCGGCACACCGGCAACGCGGTGTCCGTCGCGCTGCTGAACCTCCACGGCAACGAGCCCGACCTCGCGCGCCAGATCGAGCGTGCGCGAAGCGAACTCGAGACGATCGCGAAACGCAAGCCGCAGTTGTATCTGGCCGCCGCCGACGATCTGCCGCGCGCTCCGCTGTGGGGTCTGCAGCGCGCGATCGTGAACGCGTCGATGGCACACATGCACCCCGACATCCACATCGGCATCAACCCCGGATTCTCACGGGTCAGGTCGGTGCTGGGGAAGTCGATCGTCACCCTGACGCCGCTGTCGCCGCTGGCGGGCTACTCGTTGTCGGTGACCACATTGATCCTCGGACACACCACCACGTTCGGCATCGTCGCCGACGCGCAGGCGCTACCCGGCTACACCGATCGGTTCGTGGCAGCGCTCGACGACGTGCTTCGGGAGGCCCACCCGTCGACCTGA